From Amycolatopsis sp. cg9, one genomic window encodes:
- a CDS encoding MerR family transcriptional regulator, with translation MGTTATFTIGELARRTGLPVKTIRFYSDEGLLPPTERTDAGYRLYDAAAMARLELVRTLRELGLGLADVSAALAEPTTVGELANRHVEALDEQIRRLRLRRAVLRAVAKRNSELEEVNLMNRLASMSDEERKRLVDEFWDEMVAGLEVNQEFYERMRAGKPELPDDPTPEQLEAWIEFAELVRDPSFRALIRGMSEQQSQQIKAGEFQQPSDAWQQNWPGWLSRAEAAVTAGDPPTSEAGQTLAAEIAAATARPDQDPASPEFRAKMADRFETSGDPRAERYWQLLATINGWPPVPTAQPAVRFMVAALRG, from the coding sequence GTGGGCACCACCGCGACATTCACCATCGGCGAGCTGGCCCGGCGGACCGGCCTGCCGGTCAAGACCATCCGCTTCTACTCGGACGAAGGCCTGTTGCCGCCGACCGAGCGGACGGACGCCGGCTACCGCCTCTACGACGCGGCGGCGATGGCCCGCCTGGAGCTGGTCCGCACGCTGCGGGAGCTGGGTCTGGGCCTGGCCGACGTCTCCGCCGCGCTGGCGGAGCCGACGACGGTCGGCGAGCTGGCGAATCGGCACGTCGAGGCCCTGGACGAGCAGATCCGGCGGCTGCGGCTGCGCCGGGCGGTGCTGCGCGCGGTGGCGAAGCGCAATTCCGAGTTGGAGGAAGTGAACCTGATGAACCGTCTCGCGTCGATGTCGGACGAAGAGCGCAAGCGGCTGGTGGACGAGTTCTGGGACGAGATGGTCGCCGGGCTCGAGGTGAACCAGGAGTTCTACGAGCGGATGCGCGCGGGCAAGCCGGAGTTGCCGGACGACCCGACGCCGGAGCAGCTGGAAGCGTGGATCGAGTTCGCCGAGCTGGTGCGGGACCCGTCGTTCCGGGCACTGATCCGCGGCATGAGCGAGCAGCAGTCGCAGCAGATCAAGGCGGGCGAGTTCCAGCAGCCGTCGGACGCGTGGCAGCAGAACTGGCCGGGCTGGCTGTCCCGCGCGGAAGCGGCGGTGACGGCGGGCGATCCGCCCACGTCGGAGGCAGGGCAAACGCTTGCGGCCGAGATCGCGGCGGCGACGGCCCGCCCGGACCAGGACCCGGCATCGCCGGAGTTCCGCGCGAAGATGGCGGACCGCTTCGAGACGAGCGGCGACCCCCGCGCCGAGCGCTACTGGCAACTGCTGGCGACGATCAACGGCTGGCCACCGGTCCCGACGGCCCAGCCCGCGGTCCGGTTCATGGTCGCCGCGTTGCGTGGGTGA
- the folK gene encoding 2-amino-4-hydroxy-6-hydroxymethyldihydropteridine diphosphokinase, protein MSRAVLSLGSNLGDRLGYLKLALAAVRPALVAVSSVYETKAWGVEDQPDFLNAVCVVDDPARDHWAWLRTGQAAEQAAARTRELRWGPRTLDVDVVTVDGVTSDDPELLLPHPGTPDRASVLVPWAEIDPAAVLPGHGPIATLLAARPAEELATVRRTNLDLS, encoded by the coding sequence GTGAGCCGCGCGGTCCTTTCCCTCGGCTCGAACCTGGGCGACCGGCTGGGCTACCTGAAGCTGGCCCTGGCCGCGGTCCGCCCGGCGCTGGTCGCGGTGTCGAGCGTGTACGAGACCAAGGCCTGGGGCGTCGAAGACCAGCCGGACTTCCTGAACGCGGTCTGCGTGGTCGACGACCCGGCCCGCGACCACTGGGCGTGGCTGCGCACGGGCCAGGCGGCCGAGCAGGCGGCCGCCCGGACCCGCGAGCTCCGCTGGGGCCCGCGCACCCTGGACGTCGACGTGGTCACGGTGGACGGCGTGACGTCCGACGACCCCGAGCTGCTCCTCCCGCACCCGGGAACCCCGGACCGGGCCAGCGTGCTGGTGCCGTGGGCGGAGATCGACCCGGCAGCGGTCCTGCCGGGCCACGGCCCGATCGCAACCCTGCTGGCGGCCCGCCCGGCGGAGGAGCTGGCGACGGTCCGCCGGACGAACCTCGATCTCAGCTGA
- the folB gene encoding dihydroneopterin aldolase — MSDRITLTGLRVFGRHGVFEHEKRDGQEFVIDVTAWLDLGPAAASDDLTKTLHYGELAELAAGIVAGEPYDLIESVAGKIADEVMRDERLSAIEVTVHKPSAPIPLTFDDVAVTVRRDR, encoded by the coding sequence ATGTCTGACCGGATCACGCTGACCGGCCTGCGCGTGTTCGGCCGCCACGGCGTGTTCGAGCACGAAAAGCGCGACGGCCAGGAGTTCGTCATCGACGTCACGGCGTGGCTCGACCTCGGGCCGGCCGCCGCGTCGGACGACCTGACCAAGACCCTGCACTACGGCGAGCTGGCCGAGCTGGCGGCGGGCATCGTCGCGGGCGAACCGTACGACCTCATCGAGAGCGTCGCGGGCAAGATCGCCGACGAGGTCATGCGCGACGAGCGCCTGAGCGCGATCGAGGTGACGGTCCACAAGCCGTCGGCCCCGATCCCGCTGACGTTCGACGACGTCGCGGTGACGGTCCGGCGCGACCGGTGA
- the folP gene encoding dihydropteroate synthase produces MGVLNVTPDSFSDGGRYLGLDQALEHAREMWARGADLIDVGGESTRPGAARVDAETELGRILPVIRTLAGEGVALSVDTTRAAVAAAALEAGAHVINDVSGGLADPDMARVAAETGVPWVLMHWRGHSKDMQALASYQDVVADVRSELLSRVDEALSAGVAESAIVLDPGLGFAKDAEHDWALLRGLDSLLSLGFPVLVGASRKRFLGRLLSEKDGTPRPPDGREDATAAISALAAAAGAWGVRVHEVGASLDAVAVAAAWWKGSPDV; encoded by the coding sequence ATGGGCGTGCTGAACGTGACGCCCGATTCCTTTTCGGACGGTGGCCGCTACCTCGGGCTCGACCAGGCACTGGAGCACGCGCGCGAGATGTGGGCGCGCGGCGCCGACCTGATCGACGTCGGCGGCGAGTCGACGCGGCCGGGTGCGGCCCGGGTGGACGCCGAGACCGAGCTGGGCCGGATCCTGCCGGTGATCCGGACGCTCGCCGGCGAAGGCGTGGCGCTGTCGGTCGACACCACGCGCGCGGCCGTCGCCGCCGCGGCGCTCGAAGCCGGCGCGCACGTGATCAACGACGTCTCGGGTGGCCTGGCCGATCCGGACATGGCGCGGGTCGCGGCCGAAACCGGTGTGCCGTGGGTGCTGATGCACTGGCGCGGGCACAGCAAGGACATGCAGGCGCTGGCGTCCTACCAGGACGTCGTCGCCGATGTCCGGTCCGAGCTGCTGTCCAGGGTGGACGAAGCACTCTCGGCCGGTGTGGCCGAGAGCGCGATCGTGCTGGACCCCGGGCTCGGGTTCGCGAAGGACGCCGAGCACGACTGGGCGTTGCTGCGCGGGCTGGACTCGTTGCTGTCCCTGGGTTTCCCGGTGCTCGTCGGCGCCTCGCGCAAGCGGTTTCTGGGTCGCCTGCTGTCCGAAAAGGACGGCACACCCCGCCCGCCGGACGGCCGCGAAGACGCGACGGCGGCGATTTCCGCCCTCGCCGCCGCGGCCGGCGCGTGGGGCGTGCGGGTGCACGAGGTCGGAGCGTCGCTGGACGCGGTCGCGGTGGCCGCGGCGTGGTGGAAGGGTTCACCGGATGTCTGA
- the folE gene encoding GTP cyclohydrolase I FolE, with translation MTWTARTTSPSDADRPVFDQDRAEKAIRELLLACGEDPERDGLKETPARVARAYHEMFAGLYTEPDSVLDRTFDESHEELVLVTDIPMFSQCEHHLVPFHGVAHVGYIPNAAGKVTGLSKLARLVDLYAKRPQVQERLTSQVADALVRKLDPRGVIVVIEAEHLCMAMRGIRKPGARTTTSAVRGQLKDSPSSRAEALDLIKARR, from the coding sequence GTGACGTGGACGGCCCGGACAACAAGCCCCAGTGACGCCGACCGCCCGGTCTTCGACCAGGACCGGGCGGAGAAGGCGATCCGCGAGCTCCTCCTGGCGTGCGGCGAAGACCCGGAGCGGGACGGTCTGAAAGAGACCCCCGCCCGGGTGGCCCGCGCGTACCACGAGATGTTCGCCGGCTTGTACACCGAGCCCGACTCGGTGCTGGACCGCACGTTCGACGAGTCCCACGAAGAGCTGGTGCTGGTCACGGACATCCCGATGTTCAGCCAGTGCGAACACCACCTGGTCCCCTTCCACGGCGTCGCGCACGTCGGGTACATCCCGAACGCCGCCGGGAAGGTGACCGGGCTGTCGAAGCTGGCCCGGCTCGTCGACCTCTACGCCAAGCGTCCCCAGGTGCAGGAGCGCCTGACGTCGCAGGTCGCCGACGCGCTGGTGCGGAAGCTGGATCCGCGCGGGGTGATCGTCGTGATCGAAGCCGAGCACCTCTGCATGGCCATGCGCGGCATCCGCAAGCCCGGCGCGCGCACCACCACTTCGGCGGTGCGCGGGCAGCTGAAGGACTCACCGTCGTCGCGGGCGGAGGCGCTCGACCTGATCAAGGCGCGCCGGTGA